A genomic window from Pocillopora verrucosa isolate sample1 chromosome 7, ASM3666991v2, whole genome shotgun sequence includes:
- the LOC131781798 gene encoding calpain-B: MSLRRALPKEKYLSLQRELLRKGELYEDREFPPVFRSIFTKTRPSVNLQWKRPKDISRTEPKFFTKGISRTDVAQGRMLNCWFVAAVASLTDSEELFYAVCPQDQGFEPGTYCGMFRFNFWRFGEWVEVIIDDYLPTHNNKLYYARSSDPDEFWSALLEKAYAKVCGSYEAMGLGRISEALQDFTGGVIEMINLQAPPPDVFKVLQKALERHSLMGTSIETTAQSGQRTLPNGLITGHAYSITGLTKVNLLTLGIPEAKLIRLRNPHGNSSEWKGAWSDRSDEWNLLSNEERKRLDLVFDDDGEFWMTMEDFVANFTRVEICMLTPDSVLEEDKKKSWKIQREKGRWQTDATAGGCRNFIDTFHINPQIRIHLEDPDEDDDDDLCSMVASLMRIDRKRTPANERPPIGFAIYKVPEDMAGRKERFGRRFFETTKAQVMTNSFTKLREISCRYSLPKGEYVLVPSTFYPRQESEFLLRIFSEKPHDTREIDVETKITLLPKPTVSTEEAGDIDKQFWTTFQKFSGEDGEIDQYELQEILTKAFASLMNSNTFSLEACRSMIAMFDGDKTGALGYNEFRGLWTILGQWKAVFFRFDKDQSGDMNLFELRDALKSLGYQLSNSALSAIILRYHNKKGTIPFDIFIQILVRVIVMFDTFRRHAMSRGRRSEKAVFTIDDFIESTLTV, translated from the exons ATGTCCTTAAGGCGAGCCCTACCAAAAGAGAAATACCTTTCTCTGCAGAGAGAGCTCCTAAGGAAAGGCGAATTGTACGAAGACAGAGAATTCCCGCCAGTTTTTCGCAGTATTTTCACTAAAACACGTCCATCTGTAAATCTTCAATGGAAAAGACCAAAG GACATCAGCAGGACAGAGCCCAAGTTCTTCACCAAAGGTATCAGCAGAACTGACGTTGCCCAAGGGAGAATGTTGAACTGTTGGTTTGTGGCAGCAGTGGCATCGTTGACAGACTCAGAGGAATTATTCTATGCCGTCTGCCCGCAGGATCAGGGCTTTGAGCCAGGCACGTATTGTGGAATGTTTAGATTCAACTTCTGGCGTTTTGGTGAATGGGTAGAAGTCATCATTGATGACTACCTGCCGACGCACAATAACAAGTTGTACTACGCTAGATCCAGTGATCCTGATGAGTTTTGGAGCGCATTGTTAGAAAAAGCTTATGCCAA AGTGTGTGGATCCTATGAAGCCATGGGATTAGGCCGAATAAGCGAAGCGCTGCAAGATTTTACAGGAGGCGTAATCGAGATGATAAACCTACAGGCACCACCACCAGACGTCTTTAAGGTTTTACAAAAAGCTCTTGAGCGCCATTCACTGATGGGTACTTCTATAGAG ACAACCGCTCAGTCTGGTCAGAGAACGTTACCAAATGGACTCATAACCGGGCATGCGTACTCCATCACAGGTTTGACTAAG GTTAATCTTCTTACTTTGGGAATACCAGAGGCGAAACTAATCCGTCTCAGAAATCCACACGGAAATAGTTCAGAATGGAAGGGAGCCTGGAGCGACAG GTCTGATGAGTGGAATCTCTTGTCAAATGAAGAACGAAAGCGACTAGACCTTGTGTTCGACGACGACGGAGAATTTTG GATGACAATGGAGGATTTTGTGGCGAACTTCACACGTGTGGAGATCTGTATGCTGACCCCTGACAGCGTTTTGgaagaagataagaaaaaatCATGGAAAATACAACGAGAAAAAGGTCGTTGGCAAACTGATGCGACCGCAGGTGGATGTAGGAATTTCATAGACACGTTCCACATAAATCCTCAAATAAG GATTCATTTAGAGGACCCGGATGAGGATGATGACGATGACCTCTGTTCGATGGTAGCGTCGCTCATGCGCATTGATCGAAAGAGAACCCCAGCCAATGAGAGGCCTCCTATTGGGTTTGCTATTTACAAG GTACCGGAAGATATGGCCGGCAGAAAGGAGCGCTTTGGCAGGCGGTTTTTTGAGACGACCAAGGCTCAAGTGATGACAAACTCGTTTACAAAACTGAGGGAGATAAGCTGTCGATATTCCCTACCTAAAGGAGAATACGTGCTGGTTCCATCCACATTTTACCCTCGTCAAGAATCCGAATttcttttaagaatattttccGAGAAACCTCACGATACAAG GGAAATTGACGTGGAAACAAAAATAACGCTGCTACCCAAG CCAACAGTGTCAACAGAGGAGGCCGGAGACATTGATAAACAATTTTGGACCacgtttcaaaaattttcagGAGAG GATGGTGAAATTGATCAATATGAACTACAGGAGATCTTGACCAAAGCATTTGCTTCTT TGATGAACTCAAACACGTTTAGCTTGGAAGCTTGCAG GAGTATGATTGCAATGTTTGAT GGAGACAAAACAGGAGCGTTAGGATATAATGAGTTTAGAGGATTGTGGACAATTCTTGGACAGTGGAAG GCCGTTTTCTTCCGTTTTGACAAAGACCAAAGTGGTGATATGAACCTGTTCGAGCTCCGCGACGCTCTCAAATCATTAG GATATCAACTCAGTAATTCTGCGCTGAGCGCAATCATCCTGAGGTATCACAACAAGAAAGGCACGATTCCATTCGATATCTTCATACAGATTTTGGTCCGTGTCATAGTCATGTTCG ATACTTTTAGAAGACACGCAATGAGCCGAGGTCGACGATCAGAGAAAGCCGTGTTCACCATCGACGAC TTCATCGAATCGACGTTGACCGTTTGA
- the LOC131781853 gene encoding uncharacterized protein — translation MSTSTGLADASKGCTADEPINAKPMIPKATEKHTEEKIQTKTEDDTCNQYEDLTSDKKSMRNLETNRRFKWISVIACVISTAALLLSVLVMFGKIGHGCGCSEKEDGQVPRSSCKEFYDNDESDGNKAYPLKFGSVTLPIYCHMTVLDACGGGGWTLVMKLDGSKDTFHYDSAIWSSMTEHNASAGITAFDEKETKLPTYWKTKFSKICLGMKNGHQINFVLITMRADSLYSLIADGQYRPTSLGRDKWKSLLGSSASLQRTCNKEGFNTFCTGSSYDKEPPKARIGIVSNDDYDPNCDHCRSRIGFGTAGHPDDTSSCGNVARWRADNGNKFIKAMGYILVQ, via the exons ATGTCCACGTCAACTGGACTAGCCGATGCGAGCAAAGGCTGTACAGCGGATGAACCGATCAACGCAAAGCCTATGATACCAAAAGCTACCGAGAAACATACAGAAGAAAAGATTCAGACCAAAACCGAAGATGATACATGCAACCAGTATGAGGATCTCACAAGTGATAAAAAGAGCATGCGCAATCTAGAAACAAACCGTCGTTTCAAATGGATATCAGTTATTGCGTGCGTCATTTCTACCGCTGCCCTTCTTCTGAGTGTGCTGGTAATGTTCGGGAAAATTGGCCACGGTTGTGGATGCTCCGAAAAGGAAG ATGGTCAAGTTCCACGTTCAAGTTGCAAGGAATTTTACGACAACGACGA ATCTGACGGTAACAAAGCTTATCCTCTTAAGTTTGGGTCAGTTACTCTTCCGATCTACTGCCACATGACAGTTCTTGACGCATGCGGAGGTGGTGGTTGGACGCTGGTTATGAAGCTGGATGGTTCCAAG GACACCTTCCATTATGATTCCGCGATTTGGAGCAGCATGACTGAACACAACGCTTCGGCTGGGATTACTGCCTTTGACGAGAAAGAGACAAAGTTACCAACTTactggaaaacaaaattctccaaaatctGTCTAGGTATGAAAAATGGCCATCAAATCAACTTCGTCCTCATTACAATGAGGGCAGATTCTCTGTACTCTTTGATCGCTGATGGTCAGTACCGCCCAACCTCATTGGGTCGAGACAAATGGAAGTCACTGCTTGGTTCCAGCGCCTCATTGCAACGCACATGTAACAAGGAGGGGTTCAACACATTTTGCACCGGCTCTAGTTACGACAAAGAACCGCCTAAGGCTCGAATCGGTATTGTGAGTAACGACGATTATGATCCAAATTGCGACCATTGTCGTTCCAGGATCGGTTTTGGTACGGCAGGCCATCCTGATGACACCAGCTCGTGTGGAAACGTAGCAAGATGGAGAGCAGATAATGGTAACAAATTCATCAAAGCGATGGGATACATTCTTGTTCAATGA